In Fimbriimonadaceae bacterium, the following proteins share a genomic window:
- the rplC gene encoding 50S ribosomal protein L3, whose protein sequence is MTHLFTEEGKMVPVTVIQAGPVVVTQIKTQDTDGYAAVQVGFDPISDKHLTFPKHGHLKKAGVTQNVRTLREFRTDATDGLELGQEIGVGIFEEGQPVTVTSTSKGKGFAGGVKRYHFKGQQMTHGYMTHRRPLSNGATGPQRVFKGSRRPGRMGGETVTQKSLKIVKVDTERNLLLIDGSVPGANGTLVTIKKVEGR, encoded by the coding sequence ATGACCCACCTCTTTACGGAGGAGGGCAAGATGGTGCCCGTGACGGTCATTCAGGCCGGCCCGGTCGTCGTCACGCAGATCAAGACCCAGGACACGGACGGCTATGCCGCGGTGCAAGTCGGGTTCGACCCGATCAGCGACAAGCACCTCACCTTCCCCAAACACGGCCACCTGAAGAAGGCGGGCGTCACGCAGAACGTGCGCACCCTGCGCGAGTTCCGCACGGACGCCACGGACGGCCTCGAGCTGGGGCAGGAGATCGGCGTCGGCATCTTTGAAGAGGGCCAGCCGGTCACCGTGACGAGCACGAGCAAGGGCAAGGGGTTCGCCGGAGGCGTCAAGCGGTACCACTTCAAGGGCCAGCAGATGACCCACGGCTACATGACCCACCGCCGGCCGCTCTCCAACGGAGCCACGGGGCCGCAGCGCGTGTTCAAGGGCTCGCGCCGACCAGGGCGCATGGGTGGCGAGACCGTCACCCAGAAGAGCCTCAAGATCGTGAAGGTGGACACCGAGCGCAACCTCCTCCTCATCGACGGCAGCGTGCCCGGCGCGAACGGCACCCTGGTGACCATCAAGAAGGTTGAGGGCAGGTAA
- the rplX gene encoding 50S ribosomal protein L24, with product MPTKAELKKAGHKRKLKLRTGDRVMIISGKDKGQIGFVAAVAPREDKVIVLQDNPDNADQPLPLNAAIKHRKARMQGEKSARLKIPVPIHVSNVMMLDPKDDKPTRVGRRKEDGKIVRYAKKSGETVKDTEISTKD from the coding sequence ATGCCGACCAAAGCCGAACTCAAGAAGGCTGGCCACAAGCGCAAGCTCAAACTGCGCACGGGCGACCGCGTCATGATCATCTCGGGCAAGGACAAGGGTCAGATCGGATTCGTCGCCGCCGTGGCGCCGCGCGAGGACAAAGTCATTGTCCTGCAGGACAACCCGGACAACGCGGATCAGCCGCTGCCGCTCAACGCCGCGATCAAGCATCGCAAGGCGCGCATGCAGGGCGAAAAGTCCGCAAGGCTCAAGATTCCCGTCCCCATCCACGTCAGCAATGTGATGATGCTCGACCCCAAGGACGACAAGCCCACGCGGGTCGGCCGACGCAAAGAGGACGGCAAGATCGTCCGCTACGCGAAGAAGAGCGGCGAGACCGTGAAGGACACGGAGATCAGCACGAAGGATTAG
- the rpsQ gene encoding 30S ribosomal protein S17, with the protein MEKTVVVEIERRVQHALYGKTVRRSNRFKAHDLLSCDVGDRVEIMETRPISKEKRWRVTRILEKVK; encoded by the coding sequence ATGGAGAAGACCGTGGTCGTCGAGATCGAGCGGCGTGTCCAGCACGCGCTCTACGGCAAGACCGTGCGTCGCTCCAACCGATTCAAAGCCCACGACCTTTTGTCGTGCGATGTCGGCGACCGCGTCGAGATCATGGAAACGCGCCCCATCAGCAAGGAAAAGCGCTGGCGGGTCACGCGGATCCTCGAGAAGGTGAAGTAG
- the tuf gene encoding elongation factor Tu, translated as MARAKFERKKPHVNIGTIGHVDHGKTTLTAAITGVLAQKGLSKKVSYAEIDSAPEEKARGITINISHQEYETDTRHYAHVDCPGHADFIKNMITGAAQMDGAILVVAANDGPMAQTREHILLARQVGVPHIVVYMNKVDLVDDPELLELVEMEIRELLTKYGFPGDDTPIIQGSAVKVIEQLEKGEVDFEEKNVKSILDLMAAIDSYIPQPQRETDKPFLMAVEDVFTITGRGTVATGRVERGQLKAMEEVELIGLHPQSRKTVCTAIEMFRKTLDYCEAGDNVGLLLRGVERDSIERGMVCAKPGSIKPHTKFESEVYVLSKDEGGRHTPFVSGYRPQFYFRTTDVTGTLNLPSGVEMVMPGDNVTMTIELIQPIAMEQGSKFAIREGGRTVGAGTITKVFD; from the coding sequence ATGGCACGAGCTAAGTTCGAGCGGAAAAAGCCGCACGTCAACATCGGCACCATCGGCCACGTCGACCACGGAAAGACGACGTTGACCGCGGCGATCACGGGCGTTCTCGCCCAGAAGGGTCTTTCGAAGAAGGTCAGCTACGCGGAGATCGACAGCGCTCCCGAAGAGAAGGCGCGCGGCATCACGATCAACATCTCGCACCAGGAGTACGAGACGGACACGCGGCACTACGCGCACGTCGACTGTCCGGGACACGCCGACTTCATCAAGAACATGATCACCGGCGCGGCCCAGATGGACGGCGCGATCCTCGTGGTCGCGGCGAACGACGGTCCCATGGCCCAGACGCGCGAGCACATCCTGCTCGCCCGCCAGGTCGGCGTCCCCCACATCGTGGTCTACATGAACAAGGTGGACCTCGTGGACGACCCCGAGCTCCTCGAGCTCGTCGAGATGGAGATCCGCGAGCTTCTGACGAAGTACGGGTTCCCCGGCGACGACACCCCCATCATCCAGGGTTCGGCCGTGAAGGTCATCGAGCAGCTGGAGAAGGGCGAGGTGGACTTCGAGGAGAAGAACGTCAAGTCGATTCTCGACCTGATGGCCGCCATCGACAGCTACATCCCGCAGCCCCAGCGCGAGACCGACAAGCCGTTCCTGATGGCCGTCGAAGACGTGTTCACGATCACGGGCCGCGGCACGGTGGCCACGGGCCGCGTCGAGCGCGGGCAGCTCAAGGCGATGGAGGAAGTCGAGCTCATCGGCCTCCACCCGCAGAGCCGCAAGACGGTCTGCACCGCCATCGAGATGTTCCGCAAGACCCTCGACTACTGCGAGGCGGGCGACAACGTCGGCCTGCTGCTTCGCGGCGTGGAGCGCGACAGCATCGAGCGCGGCATGGTTTGCGCCAAGCCTGGTTCGATCAAGCCGCACACGAAGTTCGAGTCCGAGGTCTACGTCCTGTCCAAGGACGAGGGCGGCCGCCACACGCCGTTCGTCTCGGGTTACCGGCCCCAGTTCTACTTCCGCACCACGGACGTGACGGGGACGCTGAACCTGCCGTCGGGCGTCGAGATGGTCATGCCCGGCGACAACGTGACCATGACGATCGAGCTGATCCAGCCCATCGCCATGGAGCAGGGGTCGAAGTTCGCTATCCGCGAGGGTGGCCGAACCGTCGGCGCCGGCACCATCACGAAGGTGTTCGACTAG
- the rpsC gene encoding 30S ribosomal protein S3 gives MIRGWDSHWFFGKKGYGPALVLDERIRNFIKDRVGLGNVSRVEIERAANRVKVTIFTARPGAIIGRGGKGIDELTEVLNRLVRRDDPTSVVQVNVTEVRQPELDAQLVAENICIQLERRISHRRAMRQAMTRMLRMNGRGMKVQVSGRLNGSEIARRESDKTGKIPLHTLRADIDYGFATARTMYGSIGVKVWIYKGEVLPERKLVQEIAMPRRRQPVGVEVEDGVPAPAELEAELETMPEVEVEVETKEAEPHVDA, from the coding sequence GTGATCCGAGGCTGGGACAGCCACTGGTTCTTCGGCAAGAAGGGCTACGGTCCCGCCCTCGTGCTCGACGAGCGCATCCGCAATTTCATCAAGGACCGCGTGGGACTCGGCAACGTGTCCCGCGTCGAGATCGAGCGTGCGGCGAACCGCGTGAAGGTCACGATCTTCACCGCGCGTCCCGGCGCAATCATCGGCCGTGGCGGCAAGGGCATCGACGAACTCACGGAGGTTCTCAACCGCCTCGTGCGCCGCGACGACCCCACGTCGGTGGTCCAGGTGAACGTCACCGAAGTCCGACAGCCCGAACTGGACGCCCAACTCGTTGCGGAGAACATCTGCATCCAGTTGGAGCGCCGCATCTCGCACCGGCGCGCGATGCGCCAGGCCATGACCCGCATGCTCCGCATGAACGGGCGCGGCATGAAGGTGCAGGTTTCGGGTCGCCTCAACGGCTCCGAAATCGCCCGTCGTGAGAGCGACAAGACCGGGAAGATCCCGCTGCACACCCTTCGCGCGGACATCGACTACGGCTTTGCCACCGCCCGGACCATGTACGGCTCGATCGGTGTGAAGGTTTGGATCTACAAGGGCGAAGTGCTCCCCGAGCGGAAGCTCGTGCAGGAGATCGCGATGCCGCGCCGCCGCCAGCCCGTCGGCGTGGAAGTCGAGGACGGCGTGCCCGCGCCCGCCGAGCTCGAGGCGGAACTCGAAACCATGCCCGAAGTCGAGGTCGAAGTCGAAACCAAGGAGGCCGAACCCCATGTTGATGCCTAA
- the fusA gene encoding elongation factor G — protein MARTHPLDRVRNIGIAAHIDAGKTTTTERILYYTGKQHKMGEVHDGAATMDWMEQEQERGITITSAATTCFWKGSDGDRDEHKINIIDTPGHVDFTVEVERSLRVLDGVVAVFCAVGGVQPQSETVWRQANKYKVPRVIYVNKMDRLGADFFSVVERIKNRLGPNCSPVQIPIGAESQYKGYVDLITMKARIYTSDDGKEFQDGDVPADLVGLAAEWREKMIEAISDFDDSIMERFLEGQEISEAEIRAAIRKGTITNKLVPILSGSSFKNKGVQAMLDSVVDYLPSPLDVGSVTGVNPSTDQSEERKPGDDQPYAALAFKIMSDKYVGRLTYLRLYSGTLKKGSQVMVCYRDPLTNDFRTRTERVGRILQMHANSREDLDVAYSGDIIGVIGVSDVNTGHTICDPEHPIALESIKFPEPVIQIAVEPKSKADQEKLGSSLHRLAQEDPTFRVHTDQESGQTIISGMGELHLEIIVDRLNREFGVQANQGKPQVAYRETVRVHSRAEGRFIRQTGGSGQYGHCWIEMEPLAAGSGFVFENKVVGGSIPKEYIPACEKGIREGLLAGVLAGYPVVDVKVSLMEGSYHEVDSNENAFKQAGLIAFREAMKKASPVLKEPIMHVEVTTPEINVGDVVGDINSRRGRIEGMEPALGGVTIVNAHVPLAEMFGYVTTLRSLTQGRATPNVTPSHYEEVPQNIGNEIIAKAQSGR, from the coding sequence ATGGCACGTACCCACCCTCTCGATCGAGTTCGGAACATCGGCATTGCCGCGCATATTGACGCGGGCAAGACGACGACGACCGAGCGGATCCTGTACTACACCGGCAAGCAGCACAAGATGGGCGAGGTCCACGACGGCGCTGCGACGATGGACTGGATGGAGCAGGAGCAGGAGCGGGGCATCACGATCACGTCTGCGGCCACCACCTGTTTCTGGAAGGGGTCGGACGGCGATCGGGACGAGCACAAGATCAACATCATCGACACGCCGGGCCACGTGGACTTCACCGTCGAAGTCGAGCGTTCGCTGCGTGTGCTCGACGGCGTGGTCGCCGTGTTCTGCGCGGTCGGAGGGGTGCAGCCCCAGTCCGAGACCGTGTGGCGCCAGGCGAACAAGTACAAGGTCCCTCGCGTGATCTACGTGAACAAGATGGACCGCCTCGGGGCGGACTTCTTCAGCGTGGTCGAGCGCATCAAGAATCGTTTGGGTCCCAACTGCTCGCCCGTGCAGATTCCCATCGGCGCCGAGAGCCAGTACAAGGGCTACGTGGACCTCATCACGATGAAGGCCCGCATCTACACGTCGGACGACGGCAAGGAGTTCCAGGACGGCGACGTTCCCGCGGATCTCGTCGGCCTCGCCGCCGAGTGGCGCGAGAAGATGATCGAGGCCATTTCGGACTTCGACGATTCGATCATGGAGCGGTTCCTCGAGGGGCAGGAGATCAGCGAGGCGGAAATCCGCGCCGCGATCCGAAAGGGCACGATCACCAACAAGCTGGTGCCGATCCTCTCGGGCTCGTCGTTCAAGAACAAGGGCGTGCAGGCCATGCTCGACTCGGTCGTGGATTACCTCCCGTCGCCGCTCGACGTCGGCTCGGTCACGGGTGTGAACCCGAGCACCGATCAATCCGAGGAGCGCAAGCCGGGCGACGACCAGCCGTACGCGGCGCTGGCGTTCAAGATCATGAGCGACAAGTATGTGGGCCGGCTCACGTACCTGCGCCTCTACAGCGGCACCCTCAAAAAGGGAAGCCAGGTCATGGTCTGCTACCGCGATCCGCTGACCAACGATTTCCGCACCCGCACGGAGCGCGTCGGCCGCATCCTGCAGATGCACGCGAACAGCCGCGAGGACTTGGACGTGGCGTACTCGGGCGACATCATCGGCGTGATCGGCGTGAGCGACGTGAACACGGGCCACACGATCTGCGATCCGGAGCACCCGATCGCGCTCGAGAGCATCAAGTTCCCCGAGCCGGTCATCCAGATCGCCGTCGAGCCGAAGAGCAAGGCGGACCAGGAGAAACTGGGTTCGTCGTTGCACCGGCTGGCGCAGGAAGATCCCACGTTCCGCGTCCACACGGACCAGGAGAGCGGCCAGACGATCATCTCGGGCATGGGCGAACTGCACCTCGAGATCATCGTGGACCGCCTCAACCGAGAGTTTGGAGTCCAAGCCAACCAAGGCAAGCCGCAGGTCGCGTATCGGGAGACCGTGCGCGTCCACAGCCGTGCCGAGGGGCGCTTCATCCGTCAGACCGGCGGTTCGGGCCAGTACGGCCACTGCTGGATCGAGATGGAGCCGTTGGCCGCGGGCTCGGGATTCGTGTTCGAGAACAAGGTGGTCGGAGGTTCGATCCCCAAGGAGTACATTCCCGCCTGCGAAAAGGGCATTCGGGAAGGGTTGCTCGCGGGCGTCCTCGCGGGCTATCCCGTCGTGGACGTCAAGGTGTCCCTCATGGAGGGCAGCTACCACGAGGTGGACTCGAACGAGAACGCGTTCAAGCAGGCGGGACTCATCGCTTTTCGCGAAGCGATGAAGAAGGCCAGCCCGGTGCTGAAAGAGCCCATCATGCACGTCGAGGTCACCACTCCGGAGATCAACGTCGGCGACGTGGTGGGGGACATCAACAGTCGCCGGGGTCGCATCGAAGGCATGGAGCCGGCGCTCGGCGGTGTCACCATCGTCAACGCGCACGTTCCCTTGGCGGAGATGTTCGGCTACGTGACGACCCTGCGGTCTTTGACCCAGGGGCGCGCGACCCCGAACGTGACCCCGTCGCACTACGAGGAAGTTCCTCAGAACATCGGAAACGAAATCATCGCAAAGGCCCAGAGCGGGCGGTAA
- the rplE gene encoding 50S ribosomal protein L5, with protein MQVGSLPEPRLVKTYQEKVAPQLREQFGYTSTMQIPRLEKIVINMGTGSAEKDPKHLENSLRDMTLISGQKPVTTVARKAISNFKLREGMKIGCKVTLRGKRMQHFFDKLSTVVLPRIRDFQGLSPKSFDGRGNYALGLKEQLVFPEIPYDTFDRIRGMDIIICTTAKTDEEARVFLKAMGLPLREK; from the coding sequence ATGCAAGTCGGCTCGCTTCCCGAGCCGCGCCTGGTCAAGACGTACCAGGAGAAGGTCGCGCCCCAACTGCGCGAGCAGTTCGGCTACACCTCCACGATGCAGATCCCGCGTCTGGAGAAGATCGTCATCAACATGGGCACGGGCAGCGCGGAGAAAGACCCCAAGCACCTCGAGAACAGCCTGCGCGACATGACGCTGATCTCCGGCCAGAAGCCGGTCACGACGGTCGCCCGCAAAGCGATCTCGAACTTCAAACTCCGCGAAGGCATGAAGATCGGCTGCAAGGTGACCCTCCGCGGCAAGCGGATGCAGCACTTCTTCGACAAGCTCTCCACGGTCGTGTTGCCCCGTATTCGCGACTTCCAGGGCCTCTCGCCCAAGTCGTTCGACGGCCGAGGCAACTACGCCTTGGGCCTGAAGGAGCAGTTGGTGTTCCCCGAGATCCCGTACGACACGTTCGATCGGATCCGCGGGATGGACATCATCATCTGCACCACGGCAAAGACGGACGAGGAAGCGCGCGTGTTCCTCAAGGCCATGGGCCTGCCCCTCCGCGAGAAGTAG
- the rplV gene encoding 50S ribosomal protein L22: MEVKAVAKYVRVQPRKVRIIADKVRGKDAGYTAALLRYHPSKGAKALRKVLISAMANAQENHGLSLEALKISTIMVDEGPRLKRLQARAMGRGNRIVKKTSHITVVVEEAEPQARVKAHGTQAKPRPKLADGKRPKKPASASAKATADESPQVEEMPVEAVAEAPVEAPVEKTPAEAPVEAEPGEEAKTHNEADPSAEAEAEAEAEAQAETKADPSAEAEAEGEAKAEDDKKGAE, translated from the coding sequence ATGGAAGTTAAAGCAGTAGCGAAATATGTGAGGGTCCAGCCCCGAAAGGTGCGGATCATCGCCGACAAGGTGCGCGGAAAGGACGCGGGCTACACCGCCGCGTTGCTTCGGTACCACCCCAGCAAGGGTGCGAAGGCCCTGCGCAAGGTGCTGATCAGCGCGATGGCCAACGCCCAGGAGAACCACGGGCTCTCGCTCGAAGCGCTCAAGATTTCGACGATCATGGTGGACGAGGGCCCGCGGCTCAAGCGCCTGCAGGCGCGCGCCATGGGTCGCGGCAACCGCATCGTGAAGAAGACCAGCCACATCACCGTGGTGGTTGAAGAAGCGGAACCGCAGGCGAGGGTCAAAGCGCACGGCACGCAAGCCAAGCCGCGGCCGAAGCTCGCCGACGGCAAGCGCCCCAAGAAGCCCGCCTCCGCCTCCGCTAAAGCTACGGCGGATGAATCCCCTCAAGTGGAGGAGATGCCTGTTGAGGCCGTGGCCGAGGCCCCTGTGGAAGCTCCGGTTGAGAAGACTCCCGCTGAGGCGCCGGTGGAAGCCGAGCCTGGCGAAGAGGCGAAGACACACAACGAGGCGGACCCGTCCGCCGAAGCCGAAGCCGAAGCCGAAGCCGAGGCGCAAGCAGAGACCAAGGCGGACCCGTCCGCCGAAGCCGAAGCCGAAGGCGAGGCGAAGGCGGAAGACGACAAGAAGGGAGCAGAGTAG
- the rplW gene encoding 50S ribosomal protein L23, whose amino-acid sequence MKSPYEIILQPYITERSAAQSYGDPRIRDEADLVRKYTFLVNKHANKLEIKAAIEAIYNAGKKKKDELIEVTSVRTITMHGKTKRVRSRVSATGRRSDRKKAIVTLAKGQMLEDYGV is encoded by the coding sequence GTGAAGAGCCCTTACGAAATCATTCTGCAGCCGTACATCACCGAGCGGTCGGCCGCCCAGTCCTACGGAGATCCGAGGATTCGGGACGAGGCGGACCTCGTGCGCAAGTACACGTTCCTCGTGAACAAGCACGCGAACAAACTCGAGATCAAGGCGGCCATCGAGGCGATCTACAACGCCGGCAAGAAGAAGAAGGACGAGCTGATCGAGGTCACGAGCGTCCGCACGATCACGATGCACGGCAAGACCAAGCGCGTGCGCTCCCGCGTGAGCGCCACGGGGCGCCGGTCCGACCGCAAGAAGGCGATCGTGACGCTCGCCAAGGGCCAGATGCTCGAGGATTACGGAGTCTAA
- the rplB gene encoding 50S ribosomal protein L2 translates to MPIKQHKPTSPGRRFMASSTYSELTKGKPEKKLVAPKPKSGGRNSTGRTTSFNRGGGNKTRYRIVDFKRDKDNFAAKVAAIEYDPNRTCRIALLHYLDGEKRYILAPKGLEVGTMVQSGPTADILPGNALPLKNIPLGMLVHNIELQPNKGGQLVRAAGGSAQVMAKEGTYVTLRLPSGEMRMVHHTCRATVGEVGNAEHENESIGKAGKNRGLGRKPHVRGVVKSPRDHPHGGGEAKSPVGRKKGPVDRWGNKALGAKTRSNKRTDKFIVRRRTK, encoded by the coding sequence ATGCCGATCAAACAGCACAAACCGACATCGCCCGGGCGACGCTTCATGGCGTCCTCTACCTACTCGGAGCTGACCAAAGGCAAGCCCGAGAAGAAGCTGGTCGCGCCCAAGCCCAAATCCGGCGGCCGCAACTCCACGGGCCGGACGACCTCGTTCAACCGGGGCGGCGGCAACAAGACGCGCTACCGGATCGTGGATTTCAAGCGGGACAAGGACAACTTCGCGGCGAAGGTCGCCGCGATCGAGTACGACCCGAACCGCACGTGCCGCATCGCGCTGCTCCACTACTTGGACGGCGAGAAGCGGTACATCCTCGCGCCCAAGGGGCTCGAGGTGGGCACGATGGTGCAGAGCGGACCGACGGCGGACATTCTGCCGGGCAACGCTCTTCCGCTCAAGAACATCCCGCTCGGCATGCTGGTCCACAACATCGAGCTGCAGCCCAACAAGGGCGGGCAGCTGGTGCGGGCCGCAGGCGGCTCGGCGCAGGTGATGGCCAAGGAGGGCACGTACGTGACCCTTCGCCTTCCCAGCGGCGAGATGCGCATGGTGCACCACACGTGCCGCGCGACCGTCGGCGAAGTCGGCAACGCCGAGCACGAGAACGAATCGATCGGCAAGGCGGGCAAAAACCGCGGCCTCGGCCGCAAGCCGCACGTTCGCGGCGTCGTGAAGAGCCCGCGCGACCACCCGCACGGTGGCGGCGAAGCGAAGTCCCCCGTGGGACGCAAGAAGGGCCCGGTCGATCGCTGGGGCAACAAGGCGCTCGGCGCCAAGACCCGCAGCAACAAGCGCACGGACAAGTTCATCGTGCGCCGGAGGACGAAGTAA
- the rplP gene encoding 50S ribosomal protein L16, protein MLMPKRVKFRKQHRGRRAGRAMRGNEISFGDFALVGLECGWISSRQIESARIAMTRHIKRGGKVWIRVFPDKPITKKPLETRMGKGKGPVEGWVAVVKPGRVMFEMNGVAEDVAKEAMRLAMHKMPIKCKFMTRSDFELVGSASDSAHGGE, encoded by the coding sequence ATGTTGATGCCTAAGCGAGTCAAGTTTCGGAAGCAGCACCGCGGACGGCGAGCCGGTCGCGCGATGCGCGGCAACGAGATTTCGTTCGGCGATTTCGCGCTGGTCGGCCTCGAGTGCGGCTGGATCAGCAGCCGGCAGATCGAATCCGCCCGTATAGCCATGACGCGCCACATCAAGCGCGGCGGCAAAGTGTGGATTCGGGTCTTCCCGGACAAACCCATCACCAAGAAGCCTTTGGAGACCCGCATGGGCAAAGGAAAGGGCCCCGTCGAGGGGTGGGTGGCCGTGGTCAAGCCGGGCCGCGTGATGTTCGAGATGAACGGAGTCGCCGAGGACGTCGCCAAAGAGGCGATGCGGCTGGCCATGCACAAGATGCCCATCAAGTGCAAGTTCATGACCCGCAGTGATTTTGAGCTCGTCGGGAGCGCCTCGGATTCGGCGCACGGCGGGGAGTAA
- the rpmC gene encoding 50S ribosomal protein L29, translating to MKDLKQAELREKSVPEMEEMLKAERAALYKARRDLVFRQITDTTSLKVRRHNIARILTAITEKKSGGSQ from the coding sequence ATGAAGGACCTAAAACAAGCCGAATTGCGTGAGAAGAGCGTTCCCGAAATGGAGGAGATGCTCAAGGCCGAGCGCGCCGCCCTGTACAAGGCGCGACGCGACCTCGTGTTCCGCCAGATCACGGACACCACGAGCCTGAAAGTGCGGCGCCACAACATCGCGCGCATTCTCACCGCGATCACCGAGAAGAAGAGCGGAGGCAGCCAGTGA
- the rplD gene encoding 50S ribosomal protein L4 gives MAKIDVKGKDGKKVGTHDLSPAIAEAEAISAVIHRAFVAEESNKRQGTQSAKTRSEVRGGGRKPYKQKKTGNARQGTIRAPHYAHGGMALAVKPRDYDKKVNRKERRAALLGALAAKLNEGTVTIADKILFTEPRTKHGTDMLKAFDLASTRRVLIVLPEYDEVTHKCFRNLPNVVVRTAPSGKGDETKSAVFSTRDVMVAHHVVIAKDALAKIEEVWAK, from the coding sequence ATGGCCAAAATCGATGTCAAAGGAAAGGACGGGAAGAAGGTCGGCACGCACGATCTCAGTCCCGCGATTGCCGAAGCCGAAGCGATCTCCGCGGTGATCCACCGCGCGTTCGTCGCCGAAGAGTCCAACAAGCGCCAAGGCACCCAGTCTGCGAAGACGCGATCGGAAGTCCGAGGCGGCGGCCGCAAGCCGTACAAGCAGAAGAAGACCGGCAACGCCCGCCAGGGAACGATCCGCGCCCCGCACTACGCCCATGGCGGAATGGCGCTGGCCGTCAAGCCGCGCGACTACGACAAGAAGGTCAACCGCAAGGAGCGCCGGGCAGCGCTGCTGGGCGCGCTGGCCGCCAAGCTCAACGAAGGCACCGTGACGATCGCGGACAAGATTCTGTTCACCGAGCCGCGGACCAAGCACGGGACCGACATGCTCAAGGCGTTCGACTTGGCGAGCACGCGCCGCGTACTGATCGTGCTTCCCGAGTACGACGAGGTCACCCACAAGTGTTTCCGCAACCTGCCGAACGTGGTGGTGCGGACCGCGCCGTCGGGCAAGGGCGACGAGACGAAGTCGGCCGTGTTCTCCACGCGGGACGTGATGGTGGCGCACCACGTGGTGATCGCCAAAGACGCGCTCGCCAAGATCGAGGAGGTTTGGGCAAAGTGA
- the rpsS gene encoding 30S ribosomal protein S19, protein MARSLKKGFFVDDHLMKKVNALNEKNEKRLIKTWSRRSTVVPDMIGHTFAVHDGRKHVPVFVTENMIGHKLGEFAPTRTYRGHGGSIPDRGTRIR, encoded by the coding sequence ATGGCGAGAAGTCTCAAAAAAGGATTCTTCGTGGACGATCACCTGATGAAGAAGGTGAACGCGCTCAACGAAAAGAACGAGAAGCGGCTGATCAAGACCTGGTCGCGCCGATCGACGGTGGTGCCGGACATGATCGGCCACACGTTCGCGGTGCACGATGGGCGCAAGCACGTTCCGGTGTTCGTCACCGAGAACATGATCGGCCACAAGCTGGGCGAATTCGCCCCGACCCGCACGTACCGCGGGCATGGCGGCTCGATTCCGGACAGGGGGACGCGTATCCGCTGA
- the rpsJ gene encoding 30S ribosomal protein S10, producing MRTSKVRIRLRAYDHRVIDQSAEKISDTAKRTGARISGPIPLPTNIRKFCVIRGPHIDKESMEHFELRTHNRLIDILEPTNKTIDALMRLDLPSGVDIEIKL from the coding sequence ATGCGAACGAGCAAAGTTAGAATTCGGCTGCGGGCCTACGACCACCGCGTCATCGACCAGTCGGCCGAGAAGATCTCGGATACCGCGAAGCGCACGGGTGCGCGGATCAGCGGGCCCATCCCGCTGCCCACCAACATCCGGAAGTTCTGCGTGATCCGCGGTCCGCACATCGACAAGGAGTCGATGGAGCACTTCGAGCTTCGCACGCACAACCGTCTCATCGACATCCTCGAGCCGACGAACAAGACGATCGACGCCCTCATGCGCCTCGACCTGCCCAGCGGCGTCGACATCGAAATCAAGCTGTAG
- the rplN gene encoding 50S ribosomal protein L14: protein MIQQFSRLKVADNSGARVVMCIRVLKGSQPRYGGVGDIFVGSVKVATPNMPVKKGDVIKAVIVRTRDAVRRRDGSTLRFDENACVVINPQTLEPRGTRIFGPVARELRDHNFMKIVSLAPEVL from the coding sequence ATGATTCAACAGTTCAGCAGGCTCAAGGTCGCGGATAACTCCGGCGCGCGCGTGGTGATGTGCATCCGCGTGCTCAAGGGTTCCCAACCGCGCTACGGAGGGGTGGGCGACATCTTCGTCGGCTCCGTCAAGGTCGCGACGCCCAACATGCCCGTCAAGAAAGGCGACGTGATCAAGGCCGTCATCGTCCGCACCCGCGACGCGGTGCGGCGACGCGACGGATCGACCCTCCGCTTCGACGAAAACGCGTGCGTGGTGATCAACCCGCAAACGCTCGAGCCCCGCGGCACCCGCATCTTCGGGCCCGTGGCGCGCGAACTGCGCGACCACAACTTCATGAAGATCGTGTCGCTCGCACCGGAGGTGCTCTAA